Genomic segment of Anaerolineae bacterium:
GACGATGTCGCACGGATCCTGATCACCGAACAAGAGCTGCGCAGGCGCATTACGGAGCTGGGCGAGCAGATCAGCCATGATTATCAGGGCCGGCCGTTGTTGCTGGTCGCCGTGCTCAAGGGAAGCGTGATGTTCCTGGCGGATCTAATGCGCGCTATCCACATCCCGCATGCCATTGACTTCATGGCCACGTCCAGCTATGGCAGTGGCACCCATTCCAGCGGTGTCGTGCGAATCCTGAAGGACCTGGACGAGCCGATCGAGGGCAAGGATGTGCTCTTGGTCGAGGACATCATAGACACGGGGCATACGCTGGATTACTTACTCCGTATCCTAGAAGAGCGTCGCCCCAACTCCCTGCGGGTCTGCGCGCTGTTGGACAAGCGCGAGCGTCGTGAGGTAGAGGTCCCTGTACACTACGTCGGCTTCACAATTCCGAACGAGTTCGTGATTGGATACGGGTTAGATTATGCTCAGATCTATCGGAACCTGCCGTTCATCGGCGTGCTCAAGCCAGAAGTGTATCAGAAGACCGGGTAAATGGTTTCTCCTCGCAGCGCTGTTCACCCTTTTGTGGTTAGGGTTGGCACCGGTCGTCCTCGCTCGCTCAGGCGATGAAACGTATACAGTTCAGCCGGGCGACACCCTCTCGCAAATTGCCCTTCGCTATCAGGTCTCCGTCGTCGAGCTGGTCCGACTCAACGGGCTGCGCGATCCGAACTTCATCCGGGTGGGACAGAAGTTGACCATCCCCAGCACGGCGAGCACCCCTATCACCCCTCGCGGCGGCATCGTGCCCTACCGCGTGCAGCGCGGTGATACCCTCTTCCTGTTAGCCCAACGATATGGCACTACTGTGGAAGCCATTGCCCAGGTCAATGGGCTACGCAACCCCCATCAAATCGTCGTCGGACAACTGCTGTCCATCCCCACCACCGTCACCGAAGACGTGCCGTATATGCCGTCAGGCCCTATCACGGCCGTCCAGGTGGTCCCCCCCGTTGTGCAGCAGGGACAGACCCTGCTCGTGCGCGTGCAGTTGAGCGCGCCTGCCCAGCTCGCCATCTGGTTCGATGGCAAGCCTTTGCTCTTGGCGAAGGACGAAGGCATGTACTGGGGCCTCGCGCCAATTGGGGCGCTGATGACACCGGGGCGCAAGGACCTGCGGGTGCAGGCAGAGTGGGGACACGAGACGGTGGAAGTGGTATGGCCGATCTGGGTGGTTCAGGGCGATTACCCGGTGCAGCACATCGTGCTGCCCCCCGCTAAAAGCGAGCTCCTAGACCCGGCCAAGCTTCAGGCAGAGCGGGAGCGATTGGCCACCGCATGGGCTGAAACTGCGCAGGAGCCACTGTGGGATGGCCCCTTTGCCACGCCACTGGCGCCCGGCTTTGCGACGTCTTCGCCGTTCGGCGTCCGCCGTGCCTACAACAACGGGCCGGTCAACAGCTATCACGAGGGGCATGACTTCTCAGCGCCGGAGGGGACGCCCGTCGTAGCGCCGGCTGCAGGCCGGGTGATCCTGGCTGAGCCTCTGACGGTGCGTGGCAACGCGGTGGTCATTGATCACGGGCTGGGCGTGCACACGGGATACTGGCATCTGTCGCGCATAGACGTCAAGCCCGGACAGACTGTGCAGCCAGGGGATCCCATCGGCCTGGTGGGGACGACCGGGCTCTCCACGGGCGCGCACCTACACTGGGAGCTGCGCATCGGTGCTGTGCCAGTGGACCCGATCGAGTGGACACGACGAGTCTTCCCCTAAAGCCCGTAGCCAGACACACAAAAGAGCCTACCGGCCTCCCATAACGAGCCCACGGCAGGCCTAAAGATGCAACTTGCCACTCCGCGGGTCTCTGCAGCTCAGGGCGTCGCTTTGACTTCCCAGGCAACGCGCGGGAGAGTGAGCTGAGGGAGATTGGACAACTTGGCCTTGCGAAGGGCAATTTCACTCTTCAGGCATCTCCTCGGCCTTGGCAGCCTTGCCCTTCGCCATCACCTCTGGTTCTGCCATCTCCTCTTCCGCTTCCTCGACTTCCTCCTCACCCGCTGCATAGGCCACGCTGACCACCACCGCCTTTGGATCTGAAAGCACGGTCACTTTGGGCGGGACCACCAGATCAGCTACTGAGATGGACTGAGACGGGTCAGTTAGGCCGGAGACATCCACCTGGATCACCTCCGGGATATCGGCCGGCAAGCATTCAACCTCGATGGCATCCAAATTCTGAATGAGCATTGCGCCTGTAGCCACCACCGGTGCCTCGCCTACTAGGCGGATTGGCACCTCTACCCGCAGCTTCTCGGTCATAACCACGCGATAAAAGTCCACATGGAGCAGGTTTCGGCGGATTGGATGGCGCTGTACCTCACGAACCAGGACCATCGCGCTCACAGGAGATCCGTCGCTTTCAATCTGCAGGTTGATCAGATGGGTGAAGCCGGCCCGCCTCAAAACACGTTCCAACGCATTCTCTTCCACCTGGATGGTCAGCGTGGGGGTATTACGCCCGTAGACCACAGCGGGAACAAGCCCTTGCCTGCGCAACTGCCGAACCTTTCGACCGATCAAGGACCGCGGTTGAGCCCGCAATTCGATCGTAGCCATGCCAGCGCTCCTGAACTTGAGAAAGTCAGTTACATACGTAACCCCCTGCGCGTGCAGGGGGTGTAGCTTCCCGATTTTACAAGAGGTTCTCTCTTTCGTCAAAAACAAGCAGTCTTGAGGTGAAGCTTGCAGGGATCTGGCTTGACCCCCAGCCAGACTGGCCTATACTCCTTAGAGAAGGCACACCTTAGCTTGGGCGGTGAGCGCCGCCAGGTTGTATCCGCTTTGGCAAATTATGTTTTGGAGGATCGCTTATGATGCGCTTTATCTTCCCCCTGTTTTTAGCATGGGCCTTCGTCTTGCTTTGCTCATCGGCTGGATGTGCCACGATACCACTGTCCCCATCTCCCCAGCCGGCCCTTACGCCGATGCCCTCGCCGGCTGCAGTAAAAGCTACCCCGACGGCTTCATGGGTCTCCATCCAGGAGGTTGAGGAAAATCCGGAGGCGTTTCGGGATAAGCTGGTCCGTATGCAGGGCCATGGCGTCATCATGGCCACTGTGCGCCTTTGCCCTGGCTATGTGGGCCTGGATCGAAGGACCCAGTTCGTTGACGCAGCAGGCGATCGGATCACGGCAGAGGTCCAATGGAGACCATCGGGAGCCGAGCGCATGTATGATCCCGATCGTCTCAGGGTGTTCGAGGGCTTTATCCGGATCTTCAGTGGCGAGATCGGCTGCCCAGGAGCTATCCAGATGGAGACATTCCCGTATTTTGAGATCACACGAGTGGAATGACATGACAAGTGGAACCGAAGCGCTGAAACAGCAGCTTGAAGAATTCCATCGCAGCTATTTGGTCCGAACCATCGGCTTTTCGGCTCTGGCTGCCTGGGTGAGCTTCGTCGGCTTTTGGCATCGGGGGTTCTCTCCCGTGGCGTTTGAGGCCCTGCTCGGCTTTTTAGCCCTATGCCTCGTGAACTTCTGGCTTCTGCGCCGGCGGCCCCCTCTAGCCCGGCATGGGGTGGTGATCGGCTTCGGGCTGTGGGCGCTGGGCCTGACCTGGCTCTTAGGCGAGCCCCTGGCGCTGTTTACGCTGGTCCTGGCTGGCCAGATCGGCGGAGCGCTGTTGAGCCCGCCGGTGGCGCTAGGATACGTCGGGTTGATGGTCCTCGGGATTTTCCCACTCGCGCTTCGGCTTTTCCCCGAGGCGGCGTGGACGCCACAGGTCGTGTTGCCAGCGCTTCTGACCGTGATGGCCACGGTCTTGTCGCTGTTCTGGGCGAACAACCTGACGCTGGCCCTGGCCTGGGCCTATCACAGCACACAGGACGCCCTCAAGCGTCTAGCGGATGCTCAGGAGCACCGGGCCAAGCTCTATCGGATGATGAAGGATCTGGACGAGGCGTACAGCCGCCTAGCGCGCGCGAACCATATGCTGATCCTGGCCCGCGCCGAGGCCGAGGAGGCGCGCGAGGCTCGAAATCGGTTTATCTTGGCCGTCAGCCACGAGCTACGGGCACCCCTCAACTTCATCATCGGCTTCAGCGAGCTGATGGTCAACTCGCCAGCCACCTATGCGCCGCTGGATCGGTGGCCTCCAGGCTTGTATGAGGACGTGCGGGAGATCTATCGCAGCAGCCAGCATTTGCTCCATTTGGTGAACGATGTCTTAGAGCTAGGGCAGATCGAGGCACAGCGGATGATGCTGGTCAAGGAATGGGTAGACCCGGCCCAGCTCGTGGGCGAGGTGGAGGCCATGGTCCGCTCGGCTTTCGCCCGCAAAGGGCTGTGGCTCCGTCTGAAGGTCGAGCCGGACTTGCCGAACGTGTTCGTGGATCGCACGCGGATCCGTCAGGTGTTGCTCAACTTGGTGAGCAACAGCCTGCGGTTCACGGAGCAGGGCGGCGTGACCATTCGCCTGCAAAAAAGCCAGGGGGCCTTGATCGTCTGCGTCGAGGACACAGGACCGGGCATCGCCCCAGAGGACATCCCCAAAGTGTTTGAGGAATTCCGGCAGGTGGGGACTAACAGTTGGCGGCGGCGCGAGGGCACAGGGCTGGGGCTGGCCATCAGCCGCCGTTTCGTCGAGCTTCATGGCGGGCGCATGTGGCTGGAAAGTCGCGTGGGAGAGGGAAGCGCTTTTTATTTCTCGCTGCCCCTCCCTGGCACAGCGCAGGCCCTGTCTTCGGAGGCTGATTTAGAGGCCGCCGAAGCCCGATATTGGCAGTACCTGGAACGGAAGGCAGAAAGGGAAAGAACGCTGCTGGTCTTCTCCGCCGATCCCCTGGCCGGCGAGGTGATCGCTCGCTGCGTCGAGGCGTATTGCGTGGCTGCGGTGACCCATCCGGACCAGGTGCCGGCGAGGGTTGCCGAGCTCCTACCTCATGCCCTGATCGTGGACCAAGCCACGATCGAGGAGGAAACGGCCCGCGCAGTGATCGAGAAGTTGCCTTACGATCTGCCCGTGATCGGCTTTCGTCTTCCGGGATATGCGGTTCGCCCGGCCGATCTTCCCACGGGGGTGTCTGACTATCTGGTCAAGCCCATCAGCCGCTCAGCCCTGGCCGAGGCCATTCGGTCATTGGGACCTGGAGTTCGCGATCTGCTGGTGGTGGATGACGATCCCGCAATGGTTCGCTTTGTGACGCTGGCGCTCCAGGGCAAGGGGGGTAACGCCTCCTCTGAGGGGGGCTATCGGTTGATCACCGCCTCCACTGGCCAGGAGGCGCTGGAAAGGCTGCGTCGAGATCGCCCCGACGCAGTGCTTTTGGATCTGGCCCTGCCGGACCTGAGCGGCTGGGAAGTGTTGGAGAGGATACGGCAGGACCCTGGGATGCCTCCGGTGCCGGTGATCCTGATCACGGCTCACGATTGGCCGCAGATGCTGCCTGCGGAGAGAGAGCGGACCCTGGAGGTGTGGATGCGGCGGCCCTTATCCCGGCAGGAGCTCACCGTCATCCTGAAAAGTCTGTTGGGGGCGGTTCGGCCGATGTATCCAACAGTTTCAGCCGGGTCAGCGCAGCCAGCAGGTCTCTCTGGGTGATAGGCTTTTTTAGGAACTCTGCTGCGCCCAGGGAGAAGGCCAGCTCGGGCTCGTCCCAGATGGAGCACACGATGATGGGGATATGTTGGGTCTCCGGGTCGGTGTGCAGCATCTGCAGGATCTCCCAGCCGTCTACCCTGGGCATCATCACATCGAGGGTGATCACGCTCGGCTGCAGTCGGCGCGCCAGAGGCAGGGCCTGGGCACCGTCTTGAACCCCCACGACGTGTAGAGGGGTATGGCTGAGAAAGCGCCGGAACATGCGGATGGCGGGCTCCTGGTCATCCACG
This window contains:
- the hpt gene encoding hypoxanthine phosphoribosyltransferase, encoding MGKDHLLDDVARILITEQELRRRITELGEQISHDYQGRPLLLVAVLKGSVMFLADLMRAIHIPHAIDFMATSSYGSGTHSSGVVRILKDLDEPIEGKDVLLVEDIIDTGHTLDYLLRILEERRPNSLRVCALLDKRERREVEVPVHYVGFTIPNEFVIGYGLDYAQIYRNLPFIGVLKPEVYQKTG
- a CDS encoding LysM peptidoglycan-binding domain-containing protein, translating into MAPVVLARSGDETYTVQPGDTLSQIALRYQVSVVELVRLNGLRDPNFIRVGQKLTIPSTASTPITPRGGIVPYRVQRGDTLFLLAQRYGTTVEAIAQVNGLRNPHQIVVGQLLSIPTTVTEDVPYMPSGPITAVQVVPPVVQQGQTLLVRVQLSAPAQLAIWFDGKPLLLAKDEGMYWGLAPIGALMTPGRKDLRVQAEWGHETVEVVWPIWVVQGDYPVQHIVLPPAKSELLDPAKLQAERERLATAWAETAQEPLWDGPFATPLAPGFATSSPFGVRRAYNNGPVNSYHEGHDFSAPEGTPVVAPAAGRVILAEPLTVRGNAVVIDHGLGVHTGYWHLSRIDVKPGQTVQPGDPIGLVGTTGLSTGAHLHWELRIGAVPVDPIEWTRRVFP
- a CDS encoding 50S ribosomal protein L25, with the protein product MATIELRAQPRSLIGRKVRQLRRQGLVPAVVYGRNTPTLTIQVEENALERVLRRAGFTHLINLQIESDGSPVSAMVLVREVQRHPIRRNLLHVDFYRVVMTEKLRVEVPIRLVGEAPVVATGAMLIQNLDAIEVECLPADIPEVIQVDVSGLTDPSQSISVADLVVPPKVTVLSDPKAVVVSVAYAAGEEEVEEAEEEMAEPEVMAKGKAAKAEEMPEE
- a CDS encoding ATP-binding protein: MTSGTEALKQQLEEFHRSYLVRTIGFSALAAWVSFVGFWHRGFSPVAFEALLGFLALCLVNFWLLRRRPPLARHGVVIGFGLWALGLTWLLGEPLALFTLVLAGQIGGALLSPPVALGYVGLMVLGIFPLALRLFPEAAWTPQVVLPALLTVMATVLSLFWANNLTLALAWAYHSTQDALKRLADAQEHRAKLYRMMKDLDEAYSRLARANHMLILARAEAEEAREARNRFILAVSHELRAPLNFIIGFSELMVNSPATYAPLDRWPPGLYEDVREIYRSSQHLLHLVNDVLELGQIEAQRMMLVKEWVDPAQLVGEVEAMVRSAFARKGLWLRLKVEPDLPNVFVDRTRIRQVLLNLVSNSLRFTEQGGVTIRLQKSQGALIVCVEDTGPGIAPEDIPKVFEEFRQVGTNSWRRREGTGLGLAISRRFVELHGGRMWLESRVGEGSAFYFSLPLPGTAQALSSEADLEAAEARYWQYLERKAERERTLLVFSADPLAGEVIARCVEAYCVAAVTHPDQVPARVAELLPHALIVDQATIEEETARAVIEKLPYDLPVIGFRLPGYAVRPADLPTGVSDYLVKPISRSALAEAIRSLGPGVRDLLVVDDDPAMVRFVTLALQGKGGNASSEGGYRLITASTGQEALERLRRDRPDAVLLDLALPDLSGWEVLERIRQDPGMPPVPVILITAHDWPQMLPAERERTLEVWMRRPLSRQELTVILKSLLGAVRPMYPTVSAGSAQPAGLSG